The genomic interval CGCCAACAGGATCAGAAGTTTGCTCAGCCACGCCCACCCGAAATCACGGTGAGTGCGCGGGTTGAACACGAACGCGGAAAGGACCTGCTTGACGCTCCACGGCGTGGTGGGGGGGGTTCACTCGCACCCGGTCTTTGAGAGTGAAAGCGAAGATGAGGGCGAGGACCATACCGATGAGGGCGGGGACTGCGAACCGCAGCAGGTCGGTGGGCAGCAGAGTGAGCAGCACCGCGCCAACCACGAGCGAGATCGGTGAGATCGCGCCGACAATCCCCGAAACACCGCCGCGACGCTCCTCGGGCACTTGGTCGGCGAGGGTGGCACCTTGGGCAGCGAACGCAAACTGCACGGTGGTCTGCGCGACACACAACCACACCAGCAGCAAGCCGACGTTCGGGGCGAGCCCGCAGAAGACAAGGGCGATGGTCGTGGCGGTCGCACCCGCGATGATCCACGGGCGTCGCATACCGAACTTGGATGTCGTCCGATCGGAAAGTCGTCCGGCGATGGGCTGGGCGATCAGCGCGAAGAGGGAAGCGACCCCGACGACCAGTCCGAGTTGGGAGGGCGCGGCATCTAATCCAACGAGACTCTGGATCTTCACGGACAGCCCGCCGACCGCCGGGGCGAGCACGGCGAGATAGAGACCGAAGTTGGAGAGCGAGAAAGTGAGGACATATCCGCGCGGGGTGCGTTGCGGACTTACGGTAGGCAGCGCAGTGGTCTGAGGCATGGGAACTCCGTTGTTCGATGTGTTGGCGGGCTGAGGCAGGAGCGCGTCAGCTGGTGTGGGCGGTGAGCCAAGCGAGGACGTCGGTGCGAACCTCTGTCGCGTCGAGATCGTCGAGGAGGTCGTGGCGGGCGTCGGGGATCAGGATGAGCTGCTTATCCGCGGATGACGCAGCGGCGACGAGCTCGACGCTGCCGTCCGGGTCGGTGGACGTGTCCGCGGTGCCGTGAATGACCAGCAGTGGCATGGTGAGCTCCTGGTAACGCGACCAGTTGCGTGCGGACCGCGTTCCGGCGGTACCCGCGGTTAGCATGTTCATCCGCGCTCCTGTCACGATTCGAGGGTCGTTCTCGAGTTTTGCCAGCGCGACACGATCGCGGGTGATCCCCTCAGTTCCGTCGGCGACGGCGGCGGCTGGGACGGCGGCCAGTTTGGCGGTGGGTGCAAAGAACCCGGCGAGCCGGGCGAACGCGAGCAAGGGTTCGCTCGCTACGTATTTCACGCCCGGAGCGAGGAGGATGACACCGGCTATCCCCTCGGGGTTGTCAAGTGCACTGGAGATGGTGACCAGGCCGCCGAAAGAGTGGCCGGCGAGGTAGAGCGGCAGCCCGCCGTCCCTGCTGCCGGCTATTGCCGCGCGTGCGGTCAGATGGTCGCGGATGGCATGGTCTGCGCCGGTGATGGTTCGAGGCCCCGGGGATCGCCCGCTGCCCCACATGTCGAACGCGTACACGGAGAACCCATTCGCCAGCAGATGGGTGAACAGTCCCGCGGAGTCCTGAACGTTCCGCTCGGCGTAATCCCCCCACCCGGCCTGGAAGAGCACGACTCCGCGAGGACTTTCTGCACGCCACACGTATCCGGCCACCCCGGTGCCGATATCCCACGGGGCGCAATGAATCGGTTCCGCATCGACGATCAGGTCCTCGACGTGAGCGATGCTAGCCGACGTGATCGCGCTGTCGTTGAGCGGCGGGGTGGTTTGCCAGGGCATCCGGGATGCCCGCACCTTGTACCCCAGCCACCCGACGACAGCAGCTGCGAGCACAGATATCGCGATGAGGCGCCCGATCTGGGTCCTCGACCCCGCCGGCCGGCGCCGACTGCGGATGGTCACCGTCTATCCGTTCGCGACCGTCGCGAGGGGCGCGTGGCGGTGCAAGTCGTCCCAGTCCGCGTCGGTCAGGTCGAGGATCAGTTCGGTGAACGCGATCGCTTGGCGGCGCAAAGCATCCACGTCAATGAATTCCATGACCGGTTCGACGTTCAGCAGGTAGTCGGGGCCGGTGATGAAGTTGCCCGCAGGCAGGCCCGCGGTGTGCCAGAAGGGGCCGCCGTCTCCTGGCCACATCATCACGGCAGGGTTACCGGGCAGAGGCACGAACGGGCGGAGGACGAGCGACTCGGTCACTTCTGCGCGATCCAGTGATGCCCGCAGCAAGTCGATTATCACCGGGTGTGGGCTCGAGAAGAACGCTCCGAACTCGTACGGTGACACGTCGGTGCCGCATTCCACATCCGACCGGCTGGGAAGCGCCCCGAGGTGCTCCAGGCAGATCGCGGCCGCCACCTTGGGTACCAGGTCGTCCTTGTGCGCGGCGAGCCACGCTTCCACGCCCCATGCGAGTTCGATGGCGAAGTGCCCGGCGGACAGGAGAACTACCACGCCGCGGGCGAGATCGTCGCGGCGGGCGAGGTGCTCCGCCATGGCGATGATCGCTTCGGGACCGTTGTCTTCGACGCCGTTGGTTCCGTCGGTGTGGGATTGCAGCACCACCAGTTCGTCGGAACGACCGGGAATGGTTCCCACCACGTTGTGGGTGATGGTCGAGACGACCTCTGCGTCCAGCGTGAGGTGCGCGTCGGTACCGTTCAGGATCGCGGCTCCCGCTTCGCCGGAGACGATCAGTGTCGGCAGGTCCCGGAACACCCCGTCGTAGACGAGGTAGCCACCACGGACCTGTTCTTCCGGGAGATCGATGACCAGGATCAGTCCGGCAGCGCCGGCTTCTTCGAAGAGCACGAGCTGTTCGCTGATCCCGTTGGGCAGCCACAGCCGCTTGTACGGGGTATTGGGGTTGTAACCCTCGGCGTGAAGCGGGAGGGCGGGCGCGCCCCAGTCGAGGCTGTCGAACATCGCGGAGGGCATTACCGGGGGGGTCACCTGGATCACGCCGATAGTTCCTGCTGTTGGAACTGCGGAGAGCGGGCCGGCCACGCCCTGCGGTCCGGTCGATCCGGAGTAGGACGCGTACGAGGTGACGGGAACGTCAGTGCCGTCCACCTGCAACGACCAGATGCGCGGGGCCCACCGTTGGAAAGGGATGGGCTCGAGGTGCACGTCACGCACGCCGGCTGCTTCGAGACGGTCCGCGAGGTCTGCGATATAGGAGGCGTGCTCGGCCGACCCGGTGGCGCGGAGCCCACGGTCATCCAGATCCTGTTGCCATCGAGCCAGTTCGTCGGTGGAAATGAAGTCGTCGGGATGGATGCGGTTCATGCGGGGGCGCTCTCCTCGCTAAGGGATCGAATCATTTGGTGTTACCGGCCACCGCGGTCCGGCTGGCAGGAAAAGTCGCGGCGGCCACGGCGATGGCGTGCGTGATCGGGATGGTGATGAGCATCGCCTGGTGCGACACGAATGTCTCGGCGATCGACCCGCGGAGGATGATTCGCCGCACCGACATTGGTGGGGCCTTCAGTGACATGATCTAAGCCTGAGGCGCAAGCGACACAAAAGATACGCGCCATATCCCAATGTTGAGCGAGGAAATCTTGTGACATCTCCGAACCGCAGGGAGCCCGAGCTCTGGACGATTGGCGGCCGCGCCGCTGACGAGTGGCTGGCCGAGCATCGCCGAGATCTCGTGATGGCGAGCCTGAGGCAACTCAAACCCGAGCGTGATCAGGCCGCCGAACTTCGCTGGATCGTCGACTACAACATTGGTCTCTACATCCAAATGCTCGGAACTCCCGACCTCACACTCAATGAGGAAGCCGCCGGCGATCTCGTCGCATCCGCTGCTCGACGCGCAAGCGAAGGTGCACCCATCGAAGAGGTGATGCGGAACTACGTCGACGTCGCCGCCGTGATCTGGCGGACCATCGTGAACCGACTAGCACCTGACGAAGCCACCCGCAGCATCGAAATCACCGCCGGAGTCTTCCGCTACCTGCGCGAAGTGTCCACCCTCGTCTTGAGAGGCTTCCACCACGAAGCCGCACGCGTAACGATTGGCGAACGCGATGCCAAATACGCCGTCTACTCCGCACTGCTGAACGGCACCGAACCCGAGACCGTCGCTAATCGAGCGGGCATACCCCTCGCGACTCGCTACCTCATCCTCAGCCTGCACCTCGAACAGCCCACCGATCCCGAACCAGCGCCACCTGGGCGAGCAGCACAACTTGACCAGCACCGTCGTTCCAACACCGTCAACCGCGTCCTTGACGAATTTACTACGGGCGACAACCTCGCCCTTATCCGCGACCCGGGCGGCACCGCCCTTGTGCCGCTCCCCGTCATTGCGCCTTCCGATGAGGTCGAGTCAGTCCGTCTACTTATCACTGAGCTCGAAGGTGCTCTAGCCGCGCCGGTATACGCCGCCTGCGCGATCGCCACATGCAACGACGTTCCTGCGGCGGCAGTTCTCACCGAAGAAGTCCTCGAACTCGTCAAGTCAACGGGGCAGGCAGCCGGCGCATGGTTCCTCGATGACATTCCAGTGCTCTACCAACTCACGCGTCCCGGCCCCGCCCGCGATCTACTCTCCCGCCGACTTCAACCCCTCGATGACCACCCCGACTGGGAACGCACGCTGCGCACATACGTGACTACCGGCTTTGACCGACGCGGCACCGCCCGCGCTCTTCACGTGCACCCCAATACCGTTGACTACAGGCTCTCCCGAGTAGCGGAAGAATGCGCGCTTGACGCAAGTGACCCCTCAGCTCGTCCAGCCGCGTTCGCGGCCCTCGCCATTCGAGACGTCGAGGCGAACAAGGCTCACCCACGTTGACACGACCACTCTGGCTGCGGGATCTGCTCGGCGGGCGGCGGTGCCGACGCAGCGGCAGCAGCGGGATCGTTGGGAGGAACTGCCGACAAGCTCGCTAACGATCTGCTGTGCGAGTGCTGAGACTCCACCGTCAAAGGCCGACCGACGGGCTGATGTGAGTGCTCAGAGATTGCAGACGCCGTCAGTGATGTCCAAGAGTCAGCACGACAGACTCAGTGCCTGGTGCGACTGCTCTCGTCTGAGTCGGAATGAGTGCTCTAGAGGAACTGCTGTAGGGCATCGATCAGCGTTTTCCACTGCGGGTCGCGGTTGGGTCAGATGTTTCCATACGACTGCAGACGTAGCCACAGCCGACCTGGTACTCGCGGTCAGCGATGCCAAGTCGCCCACCGGCGCCCGTGTGCCCTAGCGACGGCGCGGCGCACGCGAGTCGCTCTCGGCTCGCCGGATGCCTCGGCCGTTTGACCTTGTTCTTAGTCCCGCGCTCTGCATCCATCGTGAAGGACAACTTCGACATCAAGGGTCAAGTGACCTGTGCTGGCTCACTCGCCCTTGCTCACAACGTCGCGACCAGCGACTCCGCCGTCGTGGACAATCTCCAGGCGGTCGGCGTTGTCATCATCGCGAAGGCCACGATGGTCGAGTTTGCGTTCCGGGACGGCGGTAGCAGCTGGGGATACAGCTCTCTCGGCGGACAACCCCTGAACCCGTACGACTCGAGCTACGAAACCAGTGGCTCCAGCGCCGGCTCAGGTATTGCCGCCGCGGCTGCGCTCGCGGCGATCACCTTCGGCGGTGACACAGGCGGATCGGTGATACCCCTTCTGCGCGGATGTCGCTGGTCAGCTATCGTCCCAGCACCGGCCTGATCAGCAGGATGGGCATGGTTCCGATCACGACGTTCTCCGACACTGCCACAGTCATGGGCCGCCGTGTCGAGGAAAGTCGCTATCGGTGCTATTGCCATCACCGGTGTCGACAAAGCACCCCGCCACCCTCGCGAGCCAGTCCTACCACGCGACATGTCGTCCAGTGGACCCATGGCGCGCGATTGTGCGTTAATAGCTCTCAACTCTCGACGAATCATCATCTATAGAGTGAGTGCACGCGGCGGGCCGACCTCGCAGCTGATCTTGCGATCCGATGGCACCGAGCAGTTGCGGGATAGCATCACGGCTGCTTCCCCGCGAGCAGCGCCTTCAGATCGGCTTTGCGGACCTTCCCAGAGGCCGTACGAGGCAGCTCGTCGACGATGACTACGTGCCGCGGCAGTTTGTATCGGGCGACATCGCCATCGAGCTGCGCACGTACGGATTCGGTGGAGACGACGGTCGATGTCGGACGGTTCAATGTGACAACAGCCCAGGGCACCTCTCCCCACTTGTCGTCAGCCACTCCGATGACCGCTACCCCCGTTACGCCCGGTATCTGGGCGATGAGATTCTCGACTTCGGCGGGGTAGATGTTCTCTCCGCCGGAGATGATCATGTCTTTGAGTCGGTCGGAGATGTAGAGGTAGCCGTCGGCATCGAGGCGGCCGAGGTCGCCAGAGCGGAACCAGCCATCCCCTGTGAACGCGGCATCCGTCGCCTCGGGCAAGTGCAGGTAACCGGGGAAGACGTTGGGCCCCGCGATCTCGATCTCACCGACCGCGTCCGGGCTGACATCTGGCCCGCCCTCGTGCGCGATACGCACGTCCGTGAAGAAGTGCGGCAGACCGACGCTGCCCTGCTTCGAACGCGTCATCGACGGCGAGAGGGATGTCGCACCGGGCGATGTCTCCGTCATCCCGTACCCCTGCGAGAAGTGCAGCCCCCGCTCCTCATACGCGTTGAGGATGCGGGTGGGAACTGCCGAACCACCGCAGGTGAGCTTGCTGAGGGTGGACAGATCTGTCTTGGCCCAGTCGGGGTGGTCAGCCATGAGCTGATAGGTGGTGGGGACTCCGCTCAGCATCGTGACGCCGTGATCCGCGATGAGGCGAAGCGCTCGCCCGGGCTCGAAGCCCTTCTCAAGCACGATCGTTCCTCCCTTCAGGATCACGGGCAGCGCGCCCATGCCCAGAGACGCGACATGGAACAGCGGCGAGATCATCAGCGCGACATCGGTCGACACGATGTCGTAGTCGATGAGCGAGTTCAGCGCCACCCAGGTCAGGTTCTGATGCGTCAGCACCGCCCCCTTTGCGCGGCCAGTGGTTCCCGAGGTGTAGATGACCGCGGCGGGATCATCCGGCAACGCGTCGATGGCCGTGAGCTGTACCCCGTCGGGTGAGTCCCCCCGCAGATCGCCCGCTTCCACGACGTGGGCGATTCCTACCGCGGACACGAGCGGGGCGGTCCGCTCGGAGAACTCGCGGTCGCGGATCAGCATCCGTGCGCGGCAATCCGCGAGGATATGGAGGATCTCGGGTGGCGCCAGGCGGGTGTTGACGGGGACGAAGACCGCCCCCACCTGGGCGCAGCCGAAGAGAGCGGCGAGGAATTCGGGGCTGTTCTCGCCGATGTAGGCGACGCTGTCGCCTCTGCGGATGCCGCGCGATGACAGCAGTCCCGACACTCGGTCTGCGAGATCAGCGAGCTGCTTATACGTCACCGTCGAACCGTCGTCGTAGATGAGCGCGGTCTTGTCGGGCGTCTTAAGGCGTCTCTTACGCATCCAAGAGCCGAGTCCGGGGTGGTGCATGGCATCCTCTCCGTCGAGGTTTGATGACGAGCGCGGCTACGCGTAGAAGCGGTACAGCCCGCGGGCGACAACCGCAGGCTTGGTGCCGCCTTCGATCTGGATGGTTTGGTCGACCGCGAACTGGTATCCGCCGGGCACTTCGGTGACTTCGGCGATGACGGCGCCGCCGCGGATGCGGGCGCCGACTGTGACGGGCGAGACGAAGCGCACCTTTTCGAGGCCGTAGTTGACCTTGGTGGTGACGCCGTCGAGGTCGAACAGCTCCGACCAGAACTTCACGGTGAGCGACAGCGACAGGAACCCGTGCGCGATGGGGCCGCCGAAGGGTCCGGATGCCGCGCGCTCGGGGTCGACGTGGATCCACTGGTGGTCGTCGGTGGCGTCGGCGAACAGGTTCACGCGATCTTGGGTGACGTCGATCCAGTCGGTGAAGCCGAGGTCGGTGCCGGCGAGGCCTGCGGCGTCAGCGTACGGATATGTGGTGGTCATGAGGTGCCTTTCGGGGTCAGAGGCCGAGCAGTCGGGCGGCGTTGTCGCGGAGGATCGCGGGCAGCACGTCGGGTTTGATCGCGGTCTGCTCGACGTCGCGCAGCCAGCGGTCGGGCGTGAGGAGGGGGAAGTCCGAGCCGAACAGGACCCGGTCGTTGAGGTAGGAGTTCGCGGCGCGGACGAGCGACTCGGGGAAGTATTTCGGGCTCCAGCCGGACAGGTCGATCCAGGTGTTGTGCTTGTGGGTGGCGACCGAGAGGGCCTCGTCCTGCCACGGCACCGACGGGTGGGCCATGATGATCTGCAGCTCGGGGAAGTCCGCTGCGACGGGGTCGAGCCGCATCGGGTTCGACAGGGCGAGCCGCAGCCCGCGTCCGCCGGGAAGGCCCGCGCCGATACCGGTCTGGCCGGTGTGGAAGAGCGCGGGGATGCCGGCATTCTGGATCGTCTCGTAGATCGGGTAGAACCGGACGTCACTGGGGTCGAACCCCTGCACGGTGGGGTGGAACTTGAAACCCCGCACACCGTGGTCCTCGGCCAGCCGCCGCACCCGGTCGACAGCGTCGGGGCGGCGCGGGTCGACCGAGCCGAACGGGATGAGCACGTCGCTGTTACGGGCGGCACCGTCTGCGATGTCAGCGCTCGATATCGGCGGCTGGCCGAGCTGCGTCTCAGCGTCGACGGTGAATACCACCGCCGCCATGCGGCGCTCACGGTAGTACGCGGCCACGCTGTCGAGGTCGGGCCGGGGGCCGTCGGCCTTGAAGTACTTCGATGCAGCCGCCTCCAGGTCGGCCGGCAGCGACGAGTGGCCGTGCGCGTCGATCTCGATGTGCACGTGCACGTCGATCGCCGTGAGCGCATCGACGTCGATCGCGGGTTCGTAGTGCGTCATGATCCTAGACACCGGTCGTTGAGCGAGCGAAGCGAGACGAAACGCATGTCACCTCTGCAGCCCGTCAGGCAGCGGTGGGAACGTCTCGCCCACCGTCTGCAGCTGCCCACCGAACTCGGCGGTGAAGTCGGCGTCGAGAGCGTCGTACGACCAGCCGCCGTCCCGATATGCCGTCGCCACCGCCTCAGGATGCGACCAGACCTGCAGCCGGTCCCCACCGATGCCGATCGCCTGACCGGTGACGCCGGCCGCGGCATCCGACGCGAGGTACGCGATAAGCCCCGCGACATCGTCCGACGTACCGAAGCCGAGGTCGTGGCGGAAGAACGCCGGCATCGCCTCCCCTGCCGCGTCGGCTTCGACCGCTGCCGCGAAGTACGGCACCGTCGCCGTCATCGCCGTGGCCGCGACCGGAATGACCGCGTTCACCGTGATACCTGCGCGCTTCAGCTCGAGCGCCCACGTGCGCACCATGCCGACGATGCCAGCCTTGGCCGCGGCGTAGTTCGTCTGACCGAAGTTGCCGCGCTGACCCGTCGGCGACCCGATGCAGACGATGCGACCGGCGACCTCGTGCTCGCGCATATACGTCACAGCCTCACGGACGCACGTGAACGTCCCGCGCAGGTGCACGTTCACCACGGTGTCGAAGTCGTCGTCGCTCATCTTCCACAGCACCGTGTCGCGCAGCACACCGGCATTCGTAACCAGGATGTCGAGTCGCCCGAAGCTCTCCACCGCCGCAGCGACGAGCTTCCTCGCAGTCTCGGTCGGACCCACCGGAGCGACGACCGCGACAGCCTTGCCGCCCGCGGCCTCGATCGACGCGACCGCGTCAGCTGCGGTCTGCTCGTCGACATCATTCACGACGACGGATGCCCCGCGCCGGGCGAGCTCCTGCGAGTACGCGAGACCCAGACCGCGCCCGGATCCGGTGACAATCGCTACCTTGCCGTCCAAAGACATGACCACTCCTTCGTGCGTAGTACGACGAGACTCAACCCGAAAGGGACATCGAGTCAACTATTACTATCCGCAACTATTGGCAATGTCAATCATTGCCTGCCTAAACTATTCGGTATACTAAGGCGTATGGCAAGCGGGATGGAAACCATGGATGACGCATCGCTCTCGGCCGACGAACGCATGCGCAACTCCCCCCTGGCGGAAGACCTGAGCTTTCTTCTCGCCAGGGCCAACGCGCTCGCGCTTGCCGCTGGCAATCTCGCCCTCGCCGGGCACGGCCTGCGGGTGAGGTCTTACTCCGTCCTTGCGCTCGTAGTCGACGAGATTCGCCCATCTCAGCGGGATCTTGCCGCATTCCTCCGCCTGGATCCCAGTCAGGTTGTTGCCCTCGTCGACGATCTCCAAGAGCGAGGCCTCGTTCGTCGTGAGGCAAACCCCGCGGATCGTCGGACCAACGTCGTGGTCGCCACGACCGAAGGCCGAGAGCTGTTCGGCGCGGCTCAACGGGACACTCGCGCGGCCGAACGCGAACTGCATGCCCACGTTGCCCCGGCACAGCGCGCGGCCCTCAGTGAACTGCTTGAACTGATCGCCTTTCCTACGTGAGCGAGCCCCTAAAGACAGTCCCGCACCGCGTCGATGAGCGTCTTCCACCGCATGTCTCCGTGGGGTCCGATATTGCGCATTCGGCTGCAGATGTAGCCGAAACCGATCTCGTACTCGGCGTCCGCGATGCCCAGGCGGCCGCCCGCACCGGTGTGTCCGAAGGATGCGGGTCCGAAGCCAGGCATGCTGGGTGACGTGAGCTGGTAGCCGAGCCCGAACCGGATATCGGGCCCCGCAGTACCACTCTCGATGAGTGTCTCGACATCGTCAGTGCGCGGCTCGGTTGCCAGTCGCATCGTCTCGTCACTGACCAGTCGAACGCCATCGACGGGGCCGAGCAATGCGGCATACATCGACGCGAGCGCGCGAGCGTCGGTGATCGCTCCGATGCCAGGGCGTTCGGCGCTGTAGTGAGCACGAACCTCGTCGGCATCAGAGAAGTCCGGATCCATGGGTGGGTTCTCGCGCATGAACGCCTGCCGTTGCGCGGCGTACGATCCAGGCTCAGCCGGATCCTCGACCGGGACCATCGGGCTGATGCCTTCCCAGCGACCGGGGACCACCCTCCCATGAAGCGCATCCGGAAGGCCGATCCACATGTCGATGTTCAGTGGTTCGGCGATCAGGGCGCGAACGTGCGTTGCGATTGATGAACCGGTCGCTCGGCGCACCACTTCGTCGAGCAACGTTCCGTAGGTGACGGGGTGGTAGGCCATAGCGGTTCCTGGTTCCCACAGCGGCTCGGCGCCCGCAAGTGCGGCCGTAACCGCTTCCCCGCGATGCAGGTCAAGTCCTTGGAGGCCCGTCCCCAAGGGCGGATATGGCAGTCCGGCGGTGTGCGACGCGAGCATCGCGACGGTGATGTGTTCTTTGCCGCCGGCTGCAAATTCCGGCCAGTAGCTCGCCACGGGAGCAATCGGGTCAATGGCGCCCCGATCCACCAGCGCAGCCAGGACCGTGGCGGTGATTCCCTTGCTGGCCGACGCGACCATCATCAGGCCGTCTTCCGGCATGGGGCGACCGTTGACGACGTCTGTCCCGTCCCACAGGTCGACGACCCTGACACCGCGGTGGAAAACCGCAACGGCTGCCGCGTCTTCCCCAGGCTCCACGAAGTTGCGGTGGAAAGCCGCTGCGACGGCCCCGAATCCTTCCGACACACCCGCCGTCGCACTAGCGGCCATGGCACTTCACTCCGAAGGAGAAGGCGTCGGATGGTAGCCCGACCGCTGACTCGGTCATCCGAGGACCTTCAGAGCTCGGCGCAACGCCTCAAGTCGGGTCGATTCGATCAACTTGCTCAACGCGCTTTCAGGGGCCATCCCCTCGACGCCGTGCGCAAGTCCGGGGTACACGTGCAGTTCGGTCGCCACTCCCGCTTGTAGGAGGCGAAGGGCGAATGCGATGTCCTCGTCTCGGAATGGATCGAGTTCACCCACGTCGATGAAGACTGGCGGAAATCCAGCCAGGTCGGTCGCCCTAGCAGGCGCCGCATATTGATCGGCCGATCCCCCGCTGAGGTACCACGACCATCCTTCTCGGTTCTTCGACCCGTCCCAAAGGAGTGCGCCCAGCTCGTCGAACTCGCCGTTGGATGGAGTGGCGGTCCGGTCGTCGATCATTGGCGCTATGGCCAGGACGAAGCTGGGCAAGATGCCGCCTGAATCGCGGACGCGCAGAGTGGTGCCCAGCGCGAGTCCACCACCGGCGCTGGCGCCGAAGATCACCACTCGATTCGGATCGATGCCCAGCGTGTCCGTGTTGGTGGTCAACCATGAGAAGCCGTTCACGCAATCGTCCACAGGAGCCGGGAATGGGTGCTCGGGCGCGAGTCGGTACTCGACGCACGCCACGATGCACCCCAGGGTCTCGGCGAGGCGCAGCGCGGTGGGGTGTTCGAAATCGATGGTCCCGGCCCACATTCCCCCGCCGTGAATGAGGTAAAGGGCGGGCCTCGGGTCATCTGCTGTCCGTGGGCGGTAAACCCGAACCAGCACCGTCTCGTCTCCCTCACCGGCATGGTGATCCTGCCACGTGACCGTTTCAGACTCCGCCTTCGCGGGGAGAATTGCATCGAGAATGGCCACCGAAGTGGCTCGACGATCGACCACATCCATGGTCGGATAGTCCGCCGGGAACAGTCCCTCCACGGCGGCAAGTGCCGCACGATGTTCCGGGTCCATACGCTCGTGGAAGTCCATATGCGTCCTTTCGGGTTCGAATCGTCGGCTCGGATGCCGTCTCGGGTCTCGGTTCGACGACGACAGGGCGACTTCGGCGTGGACCTTCATCATCTTGTGCTTGGGGCATCGTGCGGCAAAACCGCCATCTGGCGTCCGAATGCTCGCTCTTGCGACGCAATGGCGGTTACGCTCGCCTACCGCAAATCGAAACACTGGCACGAGGGCGCCACCAGACAAACGCCCGTCACCGTCAAAGGAGATGCGATGCCCGAATCCAACCGTCCACTTGACCGCTATCGCCCATTGGGGCTCCTCGTCGCAACAGGTGTGGTCAGCGTTCTTGCACTCGCCGGCTGCGCCGCACCGGGCAGCTCAGCACCCGACTCGACCGAAACCCCGTCCGATGTCAGCGCCGAGCTCACATCGGATGACGTCGTCGTGTCGATGCTGCTCGAGTCCGGCGGCGCCCCCGCAGTCAAGTCGCTGGCCGCAGAGTTCACGAAGCAGCATCCGAACGTCACGTTCGACATCAAGGAAGACAACTTCCAGAATCTGACCGCGAACGCGGCGAAGATCATCGCGTCGCCCGATGCGCCTGATCTCGTGCGCTATCCAAACGTTGCTGAGCAGGCGAAGAACGGCACGATCACCAACCTCGACGCGTACGCTGCTGCCTTCGGCTGGGATGACTGGCCCCAGTCGCTTCTGGGTCAGATGCGCGTCAACGACGACGGCACGCGCGGCGCGGGTTCGCTCTATGGCATGGGAATCGGCTTCAACGTCACCGGCGTGTACTACAACAAGAAGTTGGCCGAGCAGATCGGAATGACAACC from Microbacterium pumilum carries:
- a CDS encoding alpha/beta fold hydrolase yields the protein MTIRSRRRPAGSRTQIGRLIAISVLAAAVVGWLGYKVRASRMPWQTTPPLNDSAITSASIAHVEDLIVDAEPIHCAPWDIGTGVAGYVWRAESPRGVVLFQAGWGDYAERNVQDSAGLFTHLLANGFSVYAFDMWGSGRSPGPRTITGADHAIRDHLTARAAIAGSRDGGLPLYLAGHSFGGLVTISSALDNPEGIAGVILLAPGVKYVASEPLLAFARLAGFFAPTAKLAAVPAAAVADGTEGITRDRVALAKLENDPRIVTGARMNMLTAGTAGTRSARNWSRYQELTMPLLVIHGTADTSTDPDGSVELVAAASSADKQLILIPDARHDLLDDLDATEVRTDVLAWLTAHTS
- a CDS encoding MaoC family dehydratase encodes the protein MTTTYPYADAAGLAGTDLGFTDWIDVTQDRVNLFADATDDHQWIHVDPERAASGPFGGPIAHGFLSLSLTVKFWSELFDLDGVTTKVNYGLEKVRFVSPVTVGARIRGGAVIAEVTEVPGGYQFAVDQTIQIEGGTKPAVVARGLYRFYA
- a CDS encoding amidohydrolase family protein; this translates as MTHYEPAIDVDALTAIDVHVHIEIDAHGHSSLPADLEAAASKYFKADGPRPDLDSVAAYYRERRMAAVVFTVDAETQLGQPPISSADIADGAARNSDVLIPFGSVDPRRPDAVDRVRRLAEDHGVRGFKFHPTVQGFDPSDVRFYPIYETIQNAGIPALFHTGQTGIGAGLPGGRGLRLALSNPMRLDPVAADFPELQIIMAHPSVPWQDEALSVATHKHNTWIDLSGWSPKYFPESLVRAANSYLNDRVLFGSDFPLLTPDRWLRDVEQTAIKPDVLPAILRDNAARLLGL
- a CDS encoding MFS transporter encodes the protein MPQTTALPTVSPQRTPRGYVLTFSLSNFGLYLAVLAPAVGGLSVKIQSLVGLDAAPSQLGLVVGVASLFALIAQPIAGRLSDRTTSKFGMRRPWIIAGATATTIALVFCGLAPNVGLLLVWLCVAQTTVQFAFAAQGATLADQVPEERRGGVSGIVGAISPISLVVGAVLLTLLPTDLLRFAVPALIGMVLALIFAFTLKDRVRVNPPHHAVERQAGPFRVRVQPAHSP
- a CDS encoding helix-turn-helix domain-containing protein; amino-acid sequence: MTSPNRREPELWTIGGRAADEWLAEHRRDLVMASLRQLKPERDQAAELRWIVDYNIGLYIQMLGTPDLTLNEEAAGDLVASAARRASEGAPIEEVMRNYVDVAAVIWRTIVNRLAPDEATRSIEITAGVFRYLREVSTLVLRGFHHEAARVTIGERDAKYAVYSALLNGTEPETVANRAGIPLATRYLILSLHLEQPTDPEPAPPGRAAQLDQHRRSNTVNRVLDEFTTGDNLALIRDPGGTALVPLPVIAPSDEVESVRLLITELEGALAAPVYAACAIATCNDVPAAAVLTEEVLELVKSTGQAAGAWFLDDIPVLYQLTRPGPARDLLSRRLQPLDDHPDWERTLRTYVTTGFDRRGTARALHVHPNTVDYRLSRVAEECALDASDPSARPAAFAALAIRDVEANKAHPR
- a CDS encoding amidase family protein, translating into MKDNFDIKGQVTCAGSLALAHNVATSDSAVVDNLQAVGVVIIAKATMVEFAFRDGGSSWGYSSLGGQPLNPYDSSYETSGSSAGSGIAAAAALAAITFGGDTGGSVIPLLRGCRWSAIVPAPA
- a CDS encoding long-chain fatty acid--CoA ligase — protein: MHHPGLGSWMRKRRLKTPDKTALIYDDGSTVTYKQLADLADRVSGLLSSRGIRRGDSVAYIGENSPEFLAALFGCAQVGAVFVPVNTRLAPPEILHILADCRARMLIRDREFSERTAPLVSAVGIAHVVEAGDLRGDSPDGVQLTAIDALPDDPAAVIYTSGTTGRAKGAVLTHQNLTWVALNSLIDYDIVSTDVALMISPLFHVASLGMGALPVILKGGTIVLEKGFEPGRALRLIADHGVTMLSGVPTTYQLMADHPDWAKTDLSTLSKLTCGGSAVPTRILNAYEERGLHFSQGYGMTETSPGATSLSPSMTRSKQGSVGLPHFFTDVRIAHEGGPDVSPDAVGEIEIAGPNVFPGYLHLPEATDAAFTGDGWFRSGDLGRLDADGYLYISDRLKDMIISGGENIYPAEVENLIAQIPGVTGVAVIGVADDKWGEVPWAVVTLNRPTSTVVSTESVRAQLDGDVARYKLPRHVVIVDELPRTASGKVRKADLKALLAGKQP